The following proteins come from a genomic window of Winogradskyella sp. PC-19:
- a CDS encoding Lacal_2735 family protein: MSSEQALISKKRKLKQKYLFLIEDAYNHKQIDQAYSDLSEFKAIKVLNKINQLKFVISDSQFRI, translated from the coding sequence ATGTCTAGTGAACAAGCCTTAATCTCAAAAAAAAGAAAACTAAAACAAAAGTATTTGTTTTTAATTGAAGACGCCTATAACCACAAACAAATAGATCAGGCATACAGTGATTTATCAGAATTTAAAGCTATTAAAGTTTTGAATAAAATCAACCAATTAAAGTTTGTTATTTCAGACAGTCAATTTAGGATTTAA
- a CDS encoding ABC transporter substrate-binding protein: MIYIDQLNRKIQLEETPNRIISLVPSQTELLVDLGLIDSIVGITKFCIHPKELLKQKTVVGGTKNINLQKIKKLNPDIILCNKEENSKEIIDALKEIAPIHVSDIYDIDDVYQLINSYGKLFQVDKKAALLVKSIKDEREQFQIETKESSKKKAAYFIWKKPWMVAGLNTYIDYMLGEAGFENVFKAQTRYPEVKLDNLRLKEVEIIILSSEPFPFKDVHIKEMNILFPNKKIIVVDGEMFSWYGSRLKYAYNYFRTLSH; encoded by the coding sequence ATGATATACATTGACCAACTAAATCGAAAAATTCAATTAGAAGAAACACCAAATCGTATAATTTCTTTAGTTCCATCACAAACAGAGTTGTTGGTGGATTTGGGTTTAATAGATTCAATTGTAGGTATAACTAAATTTTGCATTCACCCAAAGGAATTACTAAAACAAAAGACAGTTGTTGGTGGTACTAAAAATATTAATCTTCAGAAGATAAAGAAACTAAACCCTGACATTATTCTTTGTAATAAGGAAGAGAATTCAAAAGAGATTATTGATGCTTTAAAAGAGATTGCTCCAATTCATGTTAGTGATATTTACGATATAGACGATGTTTATCAATTAATTAATTCTTATGGGAAATTATTTCAGGTTGATAAAAAGGCTGCATTATTAGTAAAAAGTATTAAGGATGAACGTGAACAATTTCAGATTGAAACTAAGGAATCAAGCAAGAAAAAAGCAGCCTATTTTATCTGGAAAAAACCTTGGATGGTGGCGGGATTAAATACATATATAGATTATATGTTAGGTGAAGCTGGATTTGAAAACGTATTTAAGGCTCAAACACGTTACCCTGAAGTAAAACTAGATAATTTAAGATTAAAAGAAGTTGAGATTATAATCCTTTCTAGTGAGCCATTTCCATTTAAAGATGTTCACATAAAAGAAATGAATATTTTATTTCCTAATAAAAAAATTATAGTAGTAGATGGCGAAATGTTTTCGTGGTACGGAAGCAGACTAAAATATGCTTACAATTATTTCAGAACATTAAGCCATTAA
- the pyrF gene encoding orotidine-5'-phosphate decarboxylase, with product MTTQQLIAQIHKKQSFLCIGLDVDLNKIPKYLLEEEDPIFAFNKAIIDATHHLCVAYKPNTAFYEAYGIKGWKALEKTINYLSENHPEIYTIADAKRGDIGNTSTMYAKAFFDDLGFDSVTVAPYMGKDSVEPFLAFKDKHTILLALTSNQGAFDFQTKTIDEVEVYKEVLKTSKTWKNSENLMYVVGATKAEYLADIRNIIPNSFLLVPGVGAQGGNLQEVCKYGMTKDIGLLINSSRGIIYASQDESFADAAAKKAEELQQQMQSILSK from the coding sequence ATGACAACACAACAACTCATAGCACAAATCCATAAAAAACAATCCTTTCTTTGTATAGGATTAGATGTAGATTTAAATAAAATTCCTAAGTATTTATTGGAAGAAGAAGATCCAATATTTGCTTTCAATAAAGCAATTATCGATGCAACCCATCATCTTTGTGTGGCCTATAAACCTAACACAGCTTTTTACGAAGCTTACGGTATTAAAGGTTGGAAGGCTTTAGAAAAGACCATTAATTATTTAAGCGAAAACCATCCTGAAATTTACACAATTGCTGATGCCAAACGAGGTGATATTGGTAACACTAGCACTATGTATGCAAAAGCTTTTTTTGATGATTTAGGTTTTGATAGCGTTACTGTGGCGCCATATATGGGTAAAGATTCTGTTGAACCTTTTTTAGCTTTTAAAGACAAACATACTATTTTACTAGCATTAACGTCTAATCAAGGTGCTTTCGATTTTCAGACAAAAACCATTGATGAAGTAGAAGTCTACAAAGAAGTTTTAAAAACTTCCAAGACTTGGAAAAATTCTGAAAACCTTATGTACGTTGTTGGTGCTACAAAAGCCGAATATTTAGCCGATATTCGAAATATAATTCCAAACAGTTTTTTACTAGTCCCTGGAGTTGGTGCTCAAGGTGGAAATCTTCAAGAAGTTTGTAAATACGGAATGACAAAAGATATTGGGTTGCTAATCAACTCGTCTCGAGGGATTATTTATGCATCACAAGATGAAAGTTTTGCAGACGCTGCTGCTAAAAAAGCTGAAGAATTGCAACAGCAAATGCAATCCATACTTTCAAAATAA
- the prfA gene encoding peptide chain release factor 1, whose protein sequence is MLEKLQIIKQRFDEVNDLIIQPDIISDQKRYTKLMKEYKDLKLIVDKGVIYKESLDNMAEAEEIIADGSDAEMVEMAKMQLDEAKASIDKLEEDIRFMLIPKDPDDAKNVVVEVRAGTGGDEASIFAGDLYRMYSKYCSDKGWRVDVVSTSDGTSGGFKEIIFEVSGEDVYGTMKFEAGVHRVQRVPQTETQGRVHTSAATVMVLPEAEEFDYELDMTEVRIERTTSTGPGGQSVNTTYSAIKLHHEPTGMIVSCQDQKSSHKNLEKALKVLRSRLYDLELAKQQAADSEKRKSMVSSGDRSAKIRTYNYPQGRVTDHRIGLTLYDLSNIINGDIQKIVDELMLAENTELLKANDDVI, encoded by the coding sequence ATGTTAGAGAAATTACAGATAATTAAACAACGATTCGATGAGGTTAATGACCTTATCATACAACCAGATATTATATCAGATCAGAAGCGTTATACAAAGCTGATGAAAGAATATAAAGATCTTAAATTAATCGTTGATAAAGGTGTTATTTATAAAGAGTCATTAGACAATATGGCCGAAGCAGAAGAGATTATTGCAGATGGTTCTGATGCCGAAATGGTAGAGATGGCCAAAATGCAACTTGATGAAGCAAAGGCATCTATTGATAAACTCGAAGAAGATATTAGGTTTATGCTTATCCCAAAAGATCCTGACGATGCAAAAAATGTTGTTGTTGAAGTTAGAGCAGGAACTGGCGGTGATGAAGCAAGTATTTTTGCTGGCGATTTGTACCGTATGTATTCAAAATATTGTAGTGACAAAGGATGGCGTGTTGATGTAGTTAGCACAAGTGATGGAACTTCTGGTGGTTTTAAGGAAATAATTTTTGAGGTATCTGGTGAAGATGTTTACGGAACAATGAAGTTTGAAGCTGGTGTGCATCGAGTGCAGCGTGTACCTCAAACAGAAACTCAAGGTCGTGTGCATACAAGTGCAGCTACTGTAATGGTTTTACCAGAAGCAGAAGAGTTTGATTATGAGTTGGATATGACAGAAGTCCGTATTGAGCGTACAACATCTACTGGTCCTGGTGGTCAATCTGTAAATACAACGTATTCGGCAATTAAATTACATCACGAACCAACTGGAATGATAGTAAGCTGTCAAGATCAAAAATCATCTCATAAAAACTTAGAAAAGGCTTTAAAAGTTTTACGTTCTCGTTTATATGATTTAGAGTTAGCAAAACAACAGGCTGCTGATTCTGAAAAACGAAAAAGTATGGTTAGTTCTGGAGACAGAAGTGCAAAGATTAGAACTTATAATTATCCTCAAGGACGTGTTACAGATCACAGAATAGGTTTGACACTTTATGATTTGTCAAATATCATAAATGGAGATATTCAAAAAATAGTAGACGAATTAATGTTAGCCGAAAATACAGAGTTATTGAAAGCTAACGATGATGTAATTTGA
- a CDS encoding ATP-binding cassette domain-containing protein, which translates to MIFEIDNVELYFKNKRILNGIYLKAETGKVTGILGRNGCGKTSLLDIAFGNLKPKYKLVRIDSKPVLKSLYKTGFVKYLPQYDSAPKGYKLNRLFDLFKVNWNGFTEQFEEFSTYHNHKFGKLSGGQRRFIEIYLILKSKSEIAFLDEPFNDISPLMIDGVKALITEEKANKIIILTDHKYEDVIDITDDLYFLNNGSTKLIDKLTELEDYGYLPTNSLINCTLLLQDFIEVNYKSYT; encoded by the coding sequence ATGATTTTCGAAATTGACAATGTAGAACTGTACTTTAAAAACAAACGTATTTTAAACGGTATTTACCTAAAAGCAGAAACTGGAAAAGTGACAGGAATTTTAGGCAGAAACGGTTGTGGAAAAACAAGTCTTCTGGATATTGCTTTTGGAAACTTGAAACCAAAGTACAAGCTTGTCAGAATTGATAGCAAACCCGTTTTAAAATCATTATATAAAACAGGATTTGTAAAATACTTGCCTCAATACGATTCTGCTCCAAAGGGTTATAAACTTAATAGGCTTTTTGATTTATTTAAAGTTAATTGGAATGGTTTTACAGAACAGTTCGAAGAGTTTTCCACCTATCATAATCATAAATTTGGTAAGCTCTCTGGCGGCCAACGTCGATTTATTGAAATTTATCTCATTTTGAAAAGTAAAAGTGAAATTGCATTTTTAGACGAACCTTTCAATGATATTTCGCCACTAATGATTGATGGTGTAAAAGCTTTAATTACTGAAGAAAAAGCCAATAAGATAATTATCTTAACCGACCATAAATACGAAGATGTTATTGATATTACGGACGACCTTTATTTTTTAAACAACGGCAGCACAAAATTAATAGATAAGCTTACTGAGCTTGAAGATTATGGGTATCTACCAACTAATTCACTTATTAATTGTACTTTGCTTTTGCAGGACTTCATTGAGGTTAACTACAAATCCTATACCTAA
- a CDS encoding DUF3078 domain-containing protein codes for MSVSKIFSFLFLGFISCNLWSQPSDLFINPVIDKTKDYGWKTNEDLGLYFNQVSFTNWNSGGVNSISAILNGKATANYKNAKLFWNSSLQLRYGLNKQQAQPIQKTEDAISIISNFGYEKSENSNWFYSTRFSFNTQFADGFNNPDEDPISRFMAPAYLFLGTGLEYGRHIEKLSFYASPVTLKTTFVLDQSLANSGAFGVNPAIFDMDGNLLESGESVRTEFGILLTNQFEDEIFENVKVNSLIRLYTDYLNRFGNIDIEWEINFDFKVNKYISAMFGSHLRYDDDIKTAVTQNEITNETIVIDGPKLQWKQLLGIGFVVNLNEVLQKQSTINK; via the coding sequence ATGAGTGTTTCTAAAATTTTTAGTTTCCTTTTTTTAGGTTTTATCTCTTGTAATTTGTGGTCTCAACCAAGCGATTTATTTATTAATCCTGTAATTGATAAAACCAAAGATTATGGTTGGAAAACTAATGAAGATTTAGGTTTGTATTTTAATCAAGTGTCCTTTACAAACTGGAATTCCGGTGGTGTAAATTCTATCTCAGCCATCCTTAATGGTAAAGCTACTGCAAATTATAAAAACGCAAAACTATTCTGGAACTCATCACTGCAATTACGTTATGGATTAAATAAACAACAAGCGCAACCTATTCAAAAAACGGAAGATGCTATATCAATAATTTCAAATTTCGGGTATGAAAAAAGTGAGAATAGTAATTGGTTTTATTCAACTAGATTCAGTTTTAATACTCAGTTTGCTGATGGTTTTAATAATCCAGACGAAGACCCTATTTCTCGTTTCATGGCTCCTGCATATTTGTTTTTAGGAACTGGATTAGAGTATGGTAGGCATATTGAAAAACTATCCTTTTACGCTTCACCAGTTACACTAAAAACCACTTTTGTTTTAGATCAAAGTTTAGCAAATTCTGGGGCGTTTGGTGTCAATCCAGCTATTTTTGATATGGATGGAAACCTTTTGGAATCAGGTGAAAGCGTAAGAACAGAGTTTGGCATATTGTTGACCAATCAATTTGAAGATGAAATATTTGAAAACGTTAAAGTAAATAGCTTGATACGTCTATATACAGATTACCTTAATCGATTTGGTAACATTGATATTGAGTGGGAAATTAACTTTGATTTTAAGGTAAATAAATACATTAGCGCGATGTTTGGTTCTCATTTACGTTACGATGATGACATAAAAACCGCAGTCACACAAAACGAGATAACTAACGAAACAATAGTAATTGATGGACCAAAATTACAATGGAAACAGCTTTTAGGTATAGGATTTGTAGTTAACCTCAATGAAGTCCTGCAAAAGCAAAGTACAATTAATAAGTGA
- a CDS encoding AIR synthase related protein has product MSQDISKRYAQRGVSASKEDVHNAIKNIDKGLFPKAFCKIVPDYLTNDDDYCLIMHADGAGTKSSLAYMYWKETGDVSVWKGIAQDALIMNIDDLLCVGATDNIMLSSTIGRNKNLITGEVISAIINGTEELIEDLKSFGVTIHSTGGETADVGDLVRTIIVDSTVTARMKRSDVIDNANISEGDVIVGLESFGQASYETEYNGGMGSNGLTSARHDVFHKYLVKKYPESFDAAVPEDLVYSGQTKLTDSVEDSPIDAGKLVLSPTRTYAPIIKAILNKYKSDSIHGMVHCSGGAQTKILHFIDNLHIVKDNMFPIPPLFKLIQEQSKTDWKEMYQVFNCGHRMELYVKPEVAEDIIAISKSFNVDAQIIGRVKASETKRLTIKSSYGKFTY; this is encoded by the coding sequence ATGAGCCAAGACATCAGTAAACGATATGCCCAACGTGGCGTTTCAGCCTCTAAGGAAGACGTACATAACGCTATTAAGAATATAGATAAAGGTTTATTTCCAAAAGCATTTTGCAAAATAGTGCCTGATTATTTAACAAATGATGATGACTACTGTTTAATAATGCATGCAGATGGTGCGGGTACAAAATCTTCTTTGGCTTATATGTACTGGAAAGAAACAGGAGATGTTTCTGTATGGAAAGGTATAGCTCAAGATGCGTTGATTATGAATATCGACGACTTACTATGCGTAGGAGCTACAGATAATATTATGCTATCTTCTACGATAGGAAGAAATAAAAACTTAATAACAGGTGAAGTTATTTCTGCAATTATTAATGGTACTGAAGAATTGATTGAAGATTTAAAATCCTTTGGAGTTACTATTCATTCTACCGGAGGCGAAACTGCAGATGTTGGAGATTTAGTACGTACAATAATTGTAGATTCTACAGTTACTGCTAGAATGAAACGTAGTGATGTAATTGATAATGCTAATATTTCTGAAGGTGACGTAATCGTTGGTTTAGAGTCCTTTGGTCAAGCATCCTACGAGACAGAATACAACGGTGGTATGGGAAGTAATGGCTTAACCTCTGCGCGTCATGATGTATTTCATAAATATTTAGTAAAAAAGTATCCTGAAAGTTTCGATGCCGCTGTACCAGAAGATTTAGTGTATTCAGGACAAACAAAATTAACTGATTCTGTAGAAGATTCACCAATTGATGCAGGTAAATTGGTGCTATCGCCAACACGGACATACGCACCAATCATAAAAGCAATTTTGAACAAGTATAAAAGTGATAGTATTCACGGTATGGTTCATTGTAGTGGTGGTGCACAAACAAAAATTTTACACTTTATAGATAATTTGCATATTGTCAAAGACAATATGTTCCCGATTCCTCCATTATTTAAACTTATACAAGAACAATCAAAGACTGATTGGAAAGAAATGTACCAAGTATTTAACTGTGGTCATCGTATGGAATTATATGTTAAGCCAGAAGTTGCCGAAGATATAATAGCTATTTCAAAATCATTCAATGTAGATGCACAAATTATTGGTCGTGTCAAAGCTTCAGAAACTAAAAGGTTAACTATCAAAAGTTCTTACGGTAAATTTACTTATTAA
- a CDS encoding carboxypeptidase regulatory-like domain-containing protein: protein MKNITRYVKYTIVMCVAVILYSCSEDAISDFEKGTLTGIVVTNGTNTPLENVKISTNPNSSTVFTDENGEFIIEEIPVDQYSVQAELDGFLSAFEAAEITSDGTVNVVFELDVETANNRPPNTPILVTPSDNAIDVELNTTLVWIGSDPDEDEITYSIELRNNFDEEILSFSIVNDTMVDISGLRFGLKYFWQVGAKDNINEEVIQSEVSVFETIEAPDNRHVLVREIDGNNVIFSTDDLGNDLFLTSSSINSYRPRQNTAADKIAFLSNAGSETHIFIMDKDGSNKQQITSQVPVNAFNLNEVDFSWTQNGGQLIYPNFDRLYSINVDGTGLQEIYQTSDGSFITEVSISADESIIALKTNDVNGYNVSIFTIDSSGTVLDTVLSGVSGAAGGLDISIDNQFILYWHDVSGFESPNYRQLDSRIFTYERATVITNDLSDTKIAGTNDFDCRFTPNEAEIIFTNTSNDGVSQKNILITDTSPVDVGFARLIFAEDARMPDFE from the coding sequence ATGAAGAATATCACGAGGTATGTTAAGTATACAATTGTAATGTGCGTGGCTGTAATTCTTTATAGTTGTAGCGAAGACGCCATAAGCGATTTTGAAAAAGGAACATTAACAGGTATAGTGGTAACTAATGGTACTAATACTCCTTTAGAGAATGTTAAAATCTCTACAAATCCAAACTCTAGTACAGTATTTACAGACGAAAACGGGGAATTTATAATTGAAGAAATACCGGTAGACCAATATTCAGTTCAAGCAGAGTTAGATGGTTTTTTATCTGCGTTTGAAGCTGCTGAAATTACTTCAGACGGAACTGTAAATGTTGTTTTTGAGTTAGATGTTGAGACTGCTAATAATAGACCTCCAAATACACCAATATTAGTAACACCATCTGATAATGCTATCGATGTTGAGTTAAATACAACTTTGGTCTGGATAGGTAGTGACCCAGATGAAGATGAGATTACATACTCAATAGAGTTGAGAAATAATTTTGATGAGGAAATCCTGTCATTTTCAATAGTAAACGATACAATGGTAGATATATCTGGTTTAAGATTTGGGCTGAAGTATTTCTGGCAAGTAGGAGCAAAAGACAATATTAATGAAGAGGTTATTCAAAGTGAAGTTAGTGTTTTTGAAACTATAGAGGCTCCAGATAACAGACACGTGTTAGTTAGAGAAATTGATGGTAATAATGTTATTTTTTCAACTGACGATTTAGGAAATGACTTATTTTTAACATCATCTAGTATTAATAGTTATAGACCACGACAAAATACAGCTGCAGATAAAATAGCATTTTTGTCTAACGCAGGTTCAGAGACTCACATTTTTATTATGGATAAGGATGGTTCTAATAAACAACAAATTACCTCACAAGTACCTGTAAATGCTTTTAACCTAAATGAAGTAGACTTTTCTTGGACGCAAAATGGCGGACAACTAATCTATCCTAATTTTGATAGATTATATAGCATTAATGTTGATGGTACAGGTTTACAAGAAATCTATCAAACTTCAGATGGAAGTTTTATTACAGAAGTTTCTATAAGTGCAGACGAATCTATAATTGCTTTAAAAACGAATGATGTCAATGGTTATAATGTTTCAATATTTACTATTGATAGCTCAGGCACTGTATTAGATACTGTATTATCTGGAGTTTCTGGAGCTGCTGGAGGATTAGATATTTCTATAGACAATCAATTTATATTATACTGGCACGATGTTTCCGGATTTGAAAGTCCTAATTACAGGCAATTAGATTCGAGGATTTTTACTTACGAAAGAGCAACAGTTATAACTAACGATCTCTCTGATACTAAAATAGCAGGAACTAATGATTTTGATTGTCGCTTTACACCTAACGAGGCCGAAATAATTTTTACGAATACATCAAATGATGGTGTTTCTCAGAAAAATATCTTAATAACAGATACTTCACCAGTCGATGTTGGTTTTGCGAGACTCATATTTGCTGAAGATGCACGCATGCCAGACTTTGAATAA
- a CDS encoding CsgG/HfaB family protein → MKNCKLYISLFSMIFIFSCGTYFNQPVTEEIARLGEDTRVSKLLSTLPEPQQPVVVGVYNFRDQTGQFKPTENGSTFSTAVTQGSTSILLKALEDSKWFVATERENLSNLLNERQIIKSTRDEYAQVNGTTPERLRPLLFAGILLEGGIVSYDTNTITGGIGARYFGIGGSTKYRQDRVTIYLRAVSTSTGEILKTVYVSKTILSQALDANYFRFVSFQRLLEAETGFTRNEPIQLAVTEAIEKAVHSLVIEGISDKLWSPKNNDENQVNALLKDYYEEKSLARTTKLNERLYRDRRGKSVVNIAAGTSIIDGDLPNPRPEIFGRVGYKRYLMPFLNINTSLNQFNLRNEGFLDESFTSLDFNAEFTILPYDNLTPFIYSGFGANGRNDLSEIDLKFQYGLGLEYMLSDKLGINIFGEHNITFSDEVDGVISGKRDDFYYRFGLGLNFYLNPPKYEGTRERELRRLKEKELKILRDSNIESQRNFGKTAEDEMKAAEKEDRKKLKNLRKANKKSQKETKKNNEN, encoded by the coding sequence ATGAAAAATTGTAAATTATATATATCGTTGTTTTCAATGATATTTATATTTAGTTGTGGTACTTACTTTAATCAGCCTGTAACTGAGGAGATTGCTCGCTTAGGAGAAGACACTAGAGTAAGTAAATTGTTATCTACTTTACCTGAGCCACAGCAGCCTGTTGTAGTTGGTGTCTATAATTTTAGAGACCAAACAGGACAGTTTAAGCCTACAGAAAATGGTAGTACATTCAGTACTGCTGTAACACAAGGCTCAACATCAATTTTATTAAAAGCACTAGAGGATTCTAAATGGTTTGTAGCAACAGAAAGAGAGAATTTAAGTAACCTTCTTAATGAAAGACAAATCATTAAGTCTACTCGTGATGAATATGCTCAAGTAAACGGAACTACACCAGAGCGATTACGACCTCTATTATTTGCAGGAATTCTATTAGAAGGAGGAATAGTCTCTTACGATACTAACACCATAACAGGTGGTATTGGTGCTCGATATTTTGGTATTGGTGGCTCAACAAAATATAGACAAGACAGAGTTACTATATATTTAAGAGCTGTATCTACTTCAACGGGAGAAATTTTAAAAACAGTATATGTTTCAAAAACAATTTTGTCTCAAGCATTGGATGCAAATTATTTCAGATTTGTAAGCTTTCAAAGATTATTAGAAGCTGAAACTGGATTTACTCGCAACGAGCCAATACAATTAGCAGTAACAGAAGCCATTGAGAAAGCAGTACATTCGTTGGTGATTGAAGGTATTTCAGATAAGCTTTGGTCTCCAAAAAATAACGATGAGAATCAGGTTAATGCTTTATTAAAAGATTATTACGAAGAAAAAAGTTTGGCAAGAACTACGAAGCTTAACGAAAGACTGTATAGAGACAGAAGAGGAAAGTCTGTAGTAAACATTGCTGCAGGAACAAGTATAATAGATGGTGATTTACCTAACCCAAGGCCGGAAATCTTTGGCCGTGTTGGTTACAAAAGATACCTCATGCCATTTCTTAATATTAATACTTCTTTAAATCAGTTTAACTTAAGAAATGAAGGTTTCTTAGATGAATCATTTACATCCTTAGATTTTAATGCTGAGTTTACAATTTTACCCTATGATAATTTAACGCCATTTATTTATTCCGGATTTGGAGCTAACGGTAGAAATGATTTATCAGAAATCGATTTAAAGTTTCAATATGGTTTAGGATTAGAATATATGCTTTCTGATAAGCTAGGTATTAATATATTTGGTGAGCACAACATAACATTTAGTGACGAGGTAGATGGTGTAATTAGTGGAAAAAGAGATGACTTTTATTACAGATTTGGATTAGGACTAAATTTTTATCTAAATCCACCTAAATATGAAGGTACAAGAGAACGAGAGTTAAGAAGACTCAAGGAGAAAGAGCTAAAAATACTAAGAGACTCTAACATAGAAAGCCAAAGAAACTTTGGTAAAACTGCTGAAGACGAAATGAAAGCTGCTGAAAAAGAAGATCGCAAAAAGTTAAAAAATCTTAGAAAAGCGAATAAGAAATCACAGAAAGAAACTAAAAAAAATAATGAAAACTAA
- a CDS encoding curli assembly protein CsgF: MKKILLIACFIGGFSIQNSYSQQFVYRAVNPFFGGDTFNYQFLLQSAQAQNSFTDPNEETRNQQQSELERFSQNLNNQLLNQISRSLFSQQFGDDGQLAPGTFSFGSLVVEIFESTEGLVIDILDTNNGDQTQVVIPGGGN, encoded by the coding sequence ATGAAAAAAATACTGTTAATCGCTTGTTTTATAGGTGGTTTTTCTATCCAAAATAGTTACTCACAACAATTTGTTTACCGCGCAGTAAATCCTTTTTTTGGTGGTGATACCTTTAATTACCAATTTTTATTACAAAGTGCCCAAGCACAGAATTCCTTTACAGACCCAAACGAAGAAACAAGGAATCAACAACAAAGCGAGCTTGAGCGTTTTAGTCAGAATCTTAATAACCAATTGTTAAATCAAATATCTAGATCGTTATTTAGTCAACAATTTGGAGATGATGGGCAATTAGCTCCAGGGACGTTTTCATTTGGTTCCTTGGTTGTTGAAATTTTCGAATCTACAGAAGGGCTAGTTATTGATATTTTAGATACTAATAACGGAGACCAAACTCAAGTTGTTATTCCTGGTGGAGGCAACTAA
- a CDS encoding CsgE family curli-type amyloid fiber assembly protein, with protein sequence MKITKYIFFFLSFLYNISAISQETNREIIAKIETKNVSELLGIMGTVSSKTDLIKSLRYQMFIYRKNFQTGDVLKAEKSKRFVLKPNEKITLEEVSINPNTKDKITAVILVFDSENKLVAKDRRVLLNDDENDNSSTKSNKKNDYIGLRGLVTENTKTKPGRDFYVEFYSAYRLKGINGKEVVKIVEQFSFGRSTIMEISVGDKLVHKFFTQPKRDYIKQQTAIAIENVSKYFTILERQKNYIKQY encoded by the coding sequence TTGAAAATAACCAAGTACATATTTTTCTTTCTTTCTTTCTTATATAATATCAGTGCCATATCTCAAGAAACAAATAGAGAAATCATAGCAAAAATTGAAACAAAAAATGTTTCAGAATTATTAGGCATTATGGGAACTGTTTCCAGTAAAACAGACCTTATTAAAAGTTTAAGATACCAAATGTTTATCTATAGAAAGAATTTCCAAACAGGAGATGTTCTTAAAGCTGAAAAATCTAAGCGTTTTGTTTTGAAGCCTAATGAAAAGATAACATTAGAAGAAGTGAGTATTAATCCAAATACGAAGGACAAGATTACCGCCGTAATACTAGTTTTTGATTCAGAAAATAAGTTAGTTGCAAAAGATCGGCGCGTTTTATTAAATGATGACGAAAATGATAATTCTTCAACTAAATCTAACAAAAAAAATGATTACATTGGATTAAGAGGTTTGGTTACAGAAAACACAAAAACAAAACCGGGTCGAGATTTTTATGTCGAGTTTTATTCAGCTTATAGGTTAAAAGGAATAAATGGTAAAGAAGTTGTAAAAATTGTTGAGCAATTTAGTTTTGGTAGAAGTACAATTATGGAAATTAGTGTTGGTGATAAATTAGTACATAAATTTTTCACCCAACCCAAAAGAGATTATATTAAACAGCAGACAGCAATAGCCATAGAAAATGTTTCAAAATATTTTACTATTTTGGAGCGTCAAAAAAATTATATTAAACAATACTAA